The following is a genomic window from Campylobacter lari subsp. lari.
AACCAAAAATAAGCATTAAAATCAAAGATTTAATGCTATCTTTAACAAAAAGTGTTAAAGTCATATTTGAAAAACCATGTTTTTTGTCTTTTACAAAGCTTTCATAATAGCTAAGCGGTAAATTTGAAATACTTAAAATAAACAAAAAAGAAAGCAAAAACAAAGTATTTTCTAAGGTAGAATTTTCTTTTATAAAAATTTCTTTTAAGTATAAAAAGCCAAAACTAAGCCAAGCGATGTTGATGATTAGATTATAAATATTTGAAAAGATTTTGTATTTTTCATTTTCTATAGCGATATTTGCAGCATTTTCATAATCATTTTTATCTAAAATTACTGCTTGTTTAACTTTTTCTTTTTTTATAAAATTAATTTGATGATAAGAAATATAAATCATTAAAAAAGTATAAAAACATAAAATTGTTATTAAAGTCATAATTTTTTCCATTTTTTTTTTTTTTTTTTTTGAAAGTATGCAACAAGAAGGTAAATAAGCATAGGTGAAAACCTATGCTTGTATAAGAAGAATTCTTTTTTGTGTTAATTAAAATGAGTATTTAAGACCAATATTACCAGTTAAGTAAGTTTCATCTGTATCATCTTCTTTTCCAGCTAAGATCTGTTTAGCACCTATACTTAAATCAAGAGATAAACTATTAGTTATATTAATATTGCTACCAACTAAAATTTTACCAAAAGTTTTATCTTTTTCAGCACCAGCTACATTAAAGCTCATATCGCTACCTACAAATCTAGCATGATAATCATCTCCACTAGTTGCAAAGAATTGTTCAACTTTTGGAGTTATATAAAAAAATCCATTTTCAAAAGATTTTCTAAATTCAGCACCAAGTTCTGCACTTGCTGTAAAGCTTGTCATTGATTGTACATGTTGAGCCCAAACGCCAGTTTCTGTATAATCAGGAGTATTGCTATAGTAAAGATTTAAACCAATTAAAGGTTTAATAGCAAATTCATTACCCATATCAAATACATATCCATAAGTACCGCTTGCACCGAAGAAAGTTTGTGTGTAATCAGATTTATTGCTGGTTCCATTTAATAATCTTTCTTGATCAGTCCAGCTAAATTGCGCATAAGCTTTGATGTCAAATTCGTGATTGTTGTTTTTAATTCTTGAGTAAGCACCGATTTGTAAATTATCTGCATCTTGACTAACAGAATTGTAGTTTAGTTTTGAATCTGCATAGGTCAAGTAAGCACCAGCAAGTATAGCATCACTAAATTGTCTGTCAATACCTATGCTAGTACCAAATACACTATCATTTTCACTTCCTATCATATTTACGCCGCCAAAAGCATTAGCCCATACGCTATTTTCTCCTTGACTTCTTGGCTGCATCATTCTAGTTGCAATAGCCATTTCATTAGCTAGGTTAATAACTTGGATAGCACCTTGGCGGTTAGAGTTATTTGCGCTTTCTCTAGCCGAATTTAAAACATTTTTAGCTTGTTGAGCATTTCCTGTTATCGCATCTACTATAGCACTAGCTGCTGCTTGTTCTTTGTTTGAAGATATAACAGAAGCTAAAACTGCATCAACTTGATAGTTAAATGCTGTTGTTTTATTAGCAATGCCACTTTCAATAGCATCTAATTTGGCATTTAATTGGCTGATTAAATGATTATAGTCTAACCCTGTAAAATCTTGTTTTTTATTATTTCTTGGTTTTGGACCAGTTGCTTCAGCTGCTAATTTTTCATATTCGGCAATCATAGCTGTTAAAATTTCTTTTTGTGCTGTTCTAAGGGCTGCG
Proteins encoded in this region:
- a CDS encoding autotransporter family protein; its protein translation is MMKNSRKIFLSACVATMVASSAHAIGGGDPFSDTNLKDENKNGNYSFVVDKDTGSTYNITSVIGGSFDGTTNKYINHLNIDAAKSTFNVGANGQDAEIGHYFDGEKDKFYSFNIKAKEIIFDGKNNALGQDTSLNVGNTGVIEGNLALLNGADLFISNGTLGSQSANGSLLVKGDFTANDANLEFYGNHGFHITGTAIIRNSNFSASNAPISENGIFLLSADKGFNKDIELTNTANVFKEFSTAQLLGLSAEEAKKYNDAIVKINLENKLGINYSLKAVGNTLYINAKVDKNGWKSAIKREGIAAALRTAQKEILTAMIAEYEKLAAEATGPKPRNNKKQDFTGLDYNHLISQLNAKLDAIESGIANKTTAFNYQVDAVLASVISSNKEQAAASAIVDAITGNAQQAKNVLNSARESANNSNRQGAIQVINLANEMAIATRMMQPRSQGENSVWANAFGGVNMIGSENDSVFGTSIGIDRQFSDAILAGAYLTYADSKLNYNSVSQDADNLQIGAYSRIKNNNHEFDIKAYAQFSWTDQERLLNGTSNKSDYTQTFFGASGTYGYVFDMGNEFAIKPLIGLNLYYSNTPDYTETGVWAQHVQSMTSFTASAELGAEFRKSFENGFFYITPKVEQFFATSGDDYHARFVGSDMSFNVAGAEKDKTFGKILVGSNINITNSLSLDLSIGAKQILAGKEDDTDETYLTGNIGLKYSF